The following coding sequences lie in one Mycobacterium sp. Z3061 genomic window:
- a CDS encoding MlaD family protein, with the protein MAESLPKRKKRPLENYNPLWLGLSAVVVVAAVIGSMLVVHAVGAGYKHYTAEFLQAASLRPGNPITVAGIPVGEVTSMRLDGDHVEAGLKIRDNVALGRDSRASIKVTTILGSRYLALQPDGPGSLPHGTFDLTHTEVPYDLQAALQDATTTFEQVDSDRFAQSLAVLGKQLQGLPAVVPQAMSNIDTLSSIIAQRRDQLGQLLRSTEQVTNTLRRQQSSIGNVVNQAQDLLGQFVARRAVFHAMMRSLTSLVDTMHQIVVNDRSGVDGLLRDMREFTDMMAKHDDLLRDLLQTTPIFMREAANLTGDANAVSFNAPSALLVDSWMCAISGRAQQFGMIPYYKDCK; encoded by the coding sequence GTGGCTGAGTCATTGCCGAAACGGAAGAAGCGTCCGCTGGAGAACTACAACCCGCTGTGGCTGGGTCTGTCGGCCGTCGTCGTCGTCGCGGCAGTGATCGGGTCGATGCTCGTCGTGCATGCGGTGGGCGCCGGGTATAAGCACTACACCGCGGAATTCCTGCAGGCGGCCTCGCTACGGCCCGGCAACCCGATCACCGTGGCAGGCATTCCGGTTGGTGAGGTCACCAGCATGAGGCTGGACGGCGACCACGTCGAGGCGGGCCTGAAGATTCGCGACAACGTGGCGCTGGGCCGGGATTCCAGGGCCTCGATCAAAGTCACCACGATCCTCGGGTCGCGCTACCTCGCGTTGCAGCCAGACGGTCCGGGCTCACTGCCCCACGGCACCTTCGACTTGACCCACACCGAGGTCCCCTACGACCTGCAGGCCGCATTGCAGGACGCCACAACGACTTTCGAGCAGGTCGACTCCGACCGTTTCGCCCAGTCACTGGCGGTGCTCGGCAAGCAGCTCCAGGGTCTGCCCGCCGTGGTACCCCAGGCGATGTCGAACATCGACACGCTATCCTCGATCATCGCCCAGCGCCGTGACCAGCTCGGCCAGCTCCTGCGCAGCACCGAACAGGTGACCAACACCTTGCGTCGCCAGCAGTCCAGCATCGGCAATGTGGTGAACCAGGCGCAGGACCTGCTGGGGCAGTTCGTGGCCCGTCGCGCCGTGTTCCACGCGATGATGCGGTCCCTGACCAGCCTGGTCGACACCATGCACCAGATCGTGGTCAACGATCGGTCGGGGGTCGACGGACTACTCAGGGACATGCGGGAATTCACCGACATGATGGCCAAGCACGACGATCTGCTGCGCGACCTGCTGCAGACCACGCCCATCTTCATGCGGGAGGCGGCGAACCTGACCGGCGACGCGAACGCGGTGAGCTTCAACGCCCCCAGTGCACTGCTCGTCGATTCCTGGATGTGCGCCATCAGTGGCCGCGCTCAGCAGTTCGGCATGATTCCGTATTACAAGGACTGCAAGTGA